The Mycobacterium avium subsp. avium genomic sequence GCAGCTGGAATTCAACGTGGCCGCCGCCGACATCGAGCTGCCCGCCGAGTCGCGGGACGCGCTCACCGACGCGGCGCTGGCCTTCCGGCCCACGTCGGCCGCGCGGTTCCTGACCGACCTGGCCCGGGAGCGGATCCCCGGCCGGGGCTAGCTCTGGCTTACGACTGACTCAGGACTGATTGGCCTCGGCGAACGCGGCCTGGCTGGCAGGCGCGCCGCGCGCCACCACCAGCGGCATCGAGGTCGAGGCGTTGGTGCGCAGGATGGTGTGCACCACGTCGATGAGGTCCTCCACCGGCATCAGCTTGCCGGGCATGCAGCCGCGCGACGACCACAGCGGAACCGCCTTCATCGCCAGATCCATGTCCCAGCCCTGGTTCATGCCGGTCTGCCCGTCGCCCTCGCCGCCCGCGCACTCCCCGACGATCAGGCAGGTGAAGCCGATGTCGGGGTGTTCGGCCCGCCACGCTTCGACCAGGCGCTCCAGCGCGGCCTTGCTGACGCCGTAGGCGCCCAGCCCCGGCCACGGCGGCCCGAACGCGCCGGCGTCCGACGACAGGTACACCGCCTTGCCGGCCGAGGCGCTCAGGTGCGGCACCGCGGCGGCGGTGACCAGCGACGCGCCGATGACGTTGGTGTCGAAGATGCGCCGCCAGGTGTCGGCGTCGGTGTCCACCATGCGCACCAGCGGGCCCACCGCGGGGGTGTAGACGATGTTGTCGATCCCGCCCAGCGCGTCGGCGGCCTCGCCGATCGCCGAGGCGCAGGACGCCTGGTCGGTGACATCGCACTCGATGGCGACCGCACCCGGGCCGGCGTCCGCGGCCGCGGCCTCGATGCGCTGCCGGCGCCGGGCCAGCAGCGCCACCCGGTCGCCGCGCTGCGCCAGACCGACCCCGATGCAGCGCCCCAACCCGCTGGAGGCGCCGACCACCACTGTCCTTGACATATTCGCCCTCTCTTGTAACGAGCCCGCTGCAGCCACAGCGTATCGGGCGGCGGCGCGCTACGTGACGTTCGGGCGGATTCGTGTCAAGGTGCTCAGCCGCCGTCGGGTGCCCGCAGCACCACCGCGGTGTGGGCGTCGACGTTGAGCACGCCGGCACCGGGCACCTCGTCGGCTGGCGTGGTCTCCTCCGGCCCGGTGTACACCACGACCTGCCATGATGCACCGAATTCCTTTGGCGGAAGGGTGAATTCGATGGACTCGTGGTGGGCGTTGAAGCACAGCAGGAACGGGTCGTCCAGCAGCCGTTGACCGCGGGCGTCGCGGTCGGGGATGCCGTGGCCGTTGAGGAACACCGTGACGGACTTGGCGAAATTGGCGCCCCAATCCTCGTCGGTCATCTCGGTGCCGTCGGGGGTGAACCAGGCGATGTCGCGCAGCCCGTCCTGGCCGCGCCGGCCCACCGGCTTGCCGGAGAAGAACCGGCGCCGGCGGAACACCGCGTGCTCGGCGCGCAGCGCCGACACCACCCGGGTGAAGGCCAGCAGGTCCACGTCCGCGTTGGCCCAGTCGATCCAGGTGAGCTCGTTGTCCTGGCAGTAGCCGTTGTTGTTGCCGTTCTGGGTGCGGCCCAGCTCGTCGCCGTGGCAGATCATCGGCACGCCCTGCGACAGCAGCAGCGTGGTCAGGAAATTGCGCTGCTGGCGGGCCCGCAGCGCGTTGACCTGCTCGTCGTCGGTCGGTCCCTCGGCGCCGCAGTTCCAGGACCGGTTGTGGCTCTCGCCGTCGTTGTTGTCCTCGCCGTTGGCCTCGTTGTGCTTCTCGTTGTAGGACACCAGGTCACGCAGCGTGAACCCATCGTGGGCGGTGACGAAGTTGATCGAGGCGACCGGCCGGCGCCCGGTGTGTTCGTACAGGTCGGCCGAACCGGACAGCCGGTAGGCGAACTCGTCGAGGGTGGCGGGTTCGCCGCGCCAGAAGTCGCGGACGGTGTCGCGGTACTTGCCGTTCCACTCCGTCCACTGCGGCGGGAAGTTGCCCACCTGGTAGCCGCCCGGCCCGACGTCCCACGGTTCGGCGATCAGCTTGACCTGGCTGACCGTCGGATCCTGTTGCACCAGTTCGAAAAACGTCGCCAGCCGGTCGACGTCGTAGAACTCGCGGGCCAGGGTGGCGGCCAGGTCGAAGCGGAATCCGTCGACGTGCATCTCGGTCACCCAGTAGCGCAGCGAGTCCATGATCAGCTGCAGAGCGTGCGGGTGCCCGACGTTGAGGCTGTTGCCGGTGCCGGTGTAGTCCATGTAGTACCGCTTGTCGTCGTCGACCAGCCGGTAGTAGGCGGCGTTGTCGATGCCGCGCATCGACAGGGTGGGGCCCAGGTGATTGCCCTCGGCGGTGTGGTTGTAGACCACGTCGAGGATGACCTCGATGCCGGCCTCGTGCAGCGAGCGCACCATGGCCTTGAACTCCTGCACCTGCCCGCCCGGCGTGGCGGCGCTGGAGTATTTCGTGTCCGGGGCGAAGAAGCCGATGGTGTTGTAGCCCCAGTAGTTGGACAGGCCCTTCTCGATCAGGGTGGAGTCGTTGGCGAAGTGATGCACCGGCATCAGTTCGATCGCGGTGACCCCGATGCTCTGCAGGTGCTCGATGATCACCGGGTGCGCCACCGCGCCGTAGCTGCCGCGCATCTGTTCGGGGATGTCGGGGTGGGTCTGGGTGAGGCCCTTGACGTGCGCCTCGTAGACGACGGTGTCGGCGTAGTGGTGGTCCGGCGGGCGGTCGTTGCCCCAGTCGAAGTACGGGTTGATCACCACCGACTTGGGCATGCTGGGCGCCGAGTCGTCGTCGTTGCGGCTGTCCGGGTCACCGAAGTTGTAGCCGAACAGCGACTGGTTCCACTCGAAGGTGCCGTCGATGGCCTTCGAATACGGGTCCAGCAGCAGCTTGTTCGGGTTGCACCGCTGCCCGGCCGCCGGGTCGTAGGGGCCGTGTACCCGATACCCGTAGCGCTGCCCCGGTTCGATGCCGGGGATGTAGGCGTGCCAGACGAAGCCGTCGACCTCGGGCAGCGCCACCCGGCTCTCGGTGCCGTCGCCGTCGAACAGGCACAACTCGACCCGCTCGGCCACCTCGCTGAACACGGCGAAGTTGGTGCCGGCGCCGTCGTAGCTGGCGCCCAGCGGGTAGGCCTTGCCAGGCCACACCTCTCCGGTGGGCGTGGGAGCGGCAGCCTTTGCAGAGGTCATGGCGCATTCAATACCCTGCCGGTCCGCCCGTCAAACTCGGGCGCCCGTGGCGGCGTTGCCGGTGAGAAGCGGAATGCGTTGCCGCAGAAGCGATCACGGCTTGAGTATGACTTTGACCGCTCCGTCCTGCTTCTTCTGGAAGATCTCATAGGCGTGCGGGGCCCGCTCCAGCGGCAGCACGTGGGTGGCGAAGTCGTCCACGCCCAGCGGATCGTCGTCGGTGAGCAGCGGCATGATGTCGTCGACCCAGCGCTTGACGTTGGCCTGCCCCATCCGCAGCGTCACCTGCTTGTCGAACAGGGTGAGCATCGGCAGCGGGTCGGCCATCCCGCCGTACACCCCGATCAGCGAGATCGTGCCGCCGCGCCGCACGGCATCGATCGCCGAGTACAGCGCCGACAGCCGGTCCACGCCCGCGGTCTGCATCAGCCGCTTGCCGAGCGCGTCCGGCAGCACGCCGGCCACCTGCTGGGCCAGCTTGGCCGCCGGCGAGCCGTGCGCCTCCATGCCCACCGCGTCGATCACCGAGTCGGCGCCGCGGCCGTCGGTCAGGTCCCGGATCGCGTCACCGAGCCCGGCGTCCAGCCGTGCCAGGTCGATGGTGTGGATTCCGCGTTGCGCGGCCCGGCCCAGCCGCTCGGGCACCAGGTCGACCGCGATGACCCGGTAGCCGAGGTGATCGGCGATGCGGGCGGCCATGTCGCCGATCGGCCCCAGGCCGAGCACCGCGACCGTGCCGCCATCGGGGATGTCGGCGTAGGCCACCGCCTGCCACGCGGTGGGCAGCACGTCGGAGAGGTAGACGAACCGCGAATCCGGCGGTCCCACAGGCACTTTGATGTGGGTGAACTGGGCCTGCGGCACCCGCAGCAGCTCGGCCTGCCCGCCGGGGACTTCACCGTAGAGCTCGGAATAGCCGAACAGCGCCGCCCCCATGCCCTGGTCGCGCACCTGGGTGGTCTCGCACTGGGTGTACAGCTGCTGGCCGCACATGTAGCAACTGCCGCAACAGATTTGGAAGGGGATGACCACGCGGTCGCCGACGCGCAGGTCGCCTGTTTCGGTGCCGACCTCGCGCACGACGCCCATCGGTTCGTGCCCCAGGATGTCCCCGGGCTTCATGAAAGCCCCGAGGATCTCGTAGAGGTGCAGATCCGAACCGCAGATGTTGGTCGAGGTGACCTCGATGATCGCGTCGGTGGGCTGCTCGATCTTGGGATCGGGCACCGAGTCCACCCGCACATCGCGTTTGCCGTGCCACGTGACAGCCTTCATGCCGGGGGCGCATACCCGCCCGCTCGGCGCCGAAACGGCAGCCGCGGTTGAGCCCGCGCAGCGCGGGTACCACCCGTCGTCGGGGTGCTGACCCACAACGCCGACGACGACTACGAGCTGGGCGAGCGGCTGATCGCACAGCACCGGCCGGCGCCGGTGGCGATGGGCTAGCGCCGGCGCTGCTTGAGCGGGTGTTCGCTGTCGATGAGTGCGGCCGCGATGTCGACCACCCGGGTGTTGGACTGCTGCGAGAGCCGGGTGAGCAGCTCGAAGGCTTCCACCGCGTCGAGGTCGAAGCGCTCCATGATCACGCCCTTGGCCTGCCCGATGATGTCGCGGGAGGCCAGGGCGCTGCGGAACTGGTCCTGGCGGCGCATCATCGACCAGGCCAGGGCGATGTGGGTGGCGTAGACGGTGCCGAGCTCGACCGACTCCTCGGTGAACGCGTGCGGCGGGTCGGCATAGAAGTTGAGGGCGGCCATGCTGGTGCGGTCGACGAACAGCTCGAACGACAGGATGGAGCGGATCGGGGTCTGCTCGAGCGCGTGCCGCCGGTAGCGCTGCCAGCGCTGTTCGGCGGCCAGGTCGGCGATGTGCATGACGTGGTGTTCCCAGGCCGCGGCCAGGCACGGCCCCTCGCCGTACTTGTTCTGGCGTCCAGCACCATCGGGTAGCGATGCGTGGCCGCCACGCTGTTGACCGATTTGCTCTTCTCGGCCAGGGTGATCCCCGCGTACTGGGAGCCGGTGACGTGGTGGACGCCGTTGTCGATGAGTTCGTGCAGCCCGGCCGCGGTGTCGCTGTTCTCCCGCTCCAAACTGGTCACCAGCTCCACCAGCTGAGTGACGATCGTGGTGCTGGCCTCGCGCATCACATCACCCCCGGAGCCGTCTGGCGGCAAGGCCCTTCCCTGCCGGCATCACGGGAGGCATTGACATTTTCGTGGCTGCCAACACCCACCCCAGAAGTCTATGAGCCAGACAACGAAGCGCAAGGCCGGATAACGAAACGGGCGGCCGGGCGGCGCCCCGGAAACGACGGCCCAGCCGGGCCGGCCGGGCCGCGCGGCCGCGCCCGACGGCGACCTCCGCCCCGGCCGCCGGTCCGAAATCATTGCTGCTCAACGGGTTTCACCGGGGGCCGGTCGCGGCCCGATCGCGCACGGGCTCCGACCCGGCCGGCCGGCGCCTACACTCGGGGCGGTGACCTCCATTGTGATCGTGGGAAGCGGCTTCACCGGATTCACCTGCGCCCGCCGGCTGGCCAAAACGCTGCGCCGGGCGCCGGTGGACATCACGATGATCTCCCCCGTCGACTACATGCTGTACACACCGTTGCTGCCCGACGTCGCCGGCGGGGTGGTCGACGCGCGGTTCGTCGCTGTGCCGCTGGCCAATTCGCTGCGCGGCGTGCACGCCGTGCGCGGCCGGGTGGACGCGGTCGACTTCGCCGGACGCACGCTGACCTACCGCGACCCCGAGGAACGCAGCCATTCCATGTCCTGGGACCGGCTGGTGCTCACGCCGGGATCGGTCACCAAGCTGTTCGACGTCCCGGGGCTGGCCCGGCATGCCCGCGGGTTGAAAACCACCGCCGAGGCGCTGTATCTGCGGGACCACTTCGTCGAACAACTGGAGCTGGCCAACATCGAGGACGACCCCCGAGTGGCGGCGGCCCGGCGCACCGTCGTGGTGGTCGGCGCGTCGTATTCGGGCACCGAACTGGTGGCGCAGCTGCGGGCGCTGGCCGACGCGGCGGCCCGGCAGATGGGCTTTGATCCCGGCGCGGTGCGGTTCCTGCTGCTGGACCTGGCCGAGCAGGTGATGCCCGAGGTGGGCAAGAAGCTGGGCGACGCCGCGCTGAAGGTGCTGCGCCGCCGCGGCATCGACGTCCGGCTCGGCACCACCCTCAAGGAGGCGCACGCGGATCACGTTGTGCTCAGCGATGATTCGCGGATCGACACGCACACCATCGCCTGGGTGACCGGGGTGACCGGCGCGCCGCTGATCCAGGACCTGGGGCTGCCGACCGAGAAGGGCCGGCTGAAGGTGCAGCCCGATCTGCAGGTCCCCGGCCATCCCGGCGTGTTCGCGGCCGGGGACGCCGCCGCGGTTCCCGACCTCACCCAGCCCGGCAAGATCACCCGGCCGACCGCCCAGCACGCGACCCGGCAGGGCAAGGTGCTGGCCCGCAACGTGGCCGCCAGCCTGGGTCACGGCAGCGCCAAGGAATACAAGCACCGCAACCTGGGTCTGGTGGTCGACCTCGGACCGCGTTACGCGGTGGCCAACCCGCTCAACATTCACTTGTCGGGGCTGCCCGCCAAGGCCGTCACCCGCGGCTATCACCTGTATGCGATTCCGCGCGGCGTGAACCGGTGGGCGGTGTCGCTGGCCTACCTCACCGACGCGCTGTTCGCCCGCTCCGTCGTATCCATCGGGCTGTCCTCCGAGGACGACGCGCAATTCACCGCCAGCGAGGGCATTCCGATGCCGAAGACGGGCTGAGCGCGCGACGGCTCAGCCCTGCGCCGCCTGCTGCGCGATCGCGTAGCCGAGCTGAAGAAAGTCCGCACCGGTCAGCGCGCTGAACACGCCCGCGACCAGCCGGGTGTAGCGCGGCGCGAACACCAGGCCGATGGCGAACCCGGTGGCAACCCACATGTCCAGGCAGAACGGGCAGGTCAGCAGCTCGCCCAGGCTGTGCCGCAGCTGGCTCTGCTCGCGGACCTCCTCCTGCACCTCGGCCGGGCCGCCGGTGCCCGCGTAGTGGGTGAACGGCGCGCGCAGCGGGCTGGTCACCGCGTCCTTGGTCAGGGTGCGCGACAGCTTGTGGGTGCCCAGGGTGAGGATCAGCAGGTCCTGGGCGCGCCATCGGGTCGGCAGGCTGCGGCCACTGGCCAGGGCGGCCAGCGTCGCGGCCGTCACCACCAGGCCGTAGACGACCAGCACCGCCAGGTAGCCGCCCAGCGGGCGGGGATTGTCGCCGCGGTAGGCCTGCGCTTCGCGCCGCGCACCGTCGACCACCTGGGCGCCGGTGTCGGCCAACTCACCCATCGCTTCACCTCGAGGCTTGGAAGGCATAGCCCGTCGGGTACCCGGACTCGACCGGCGCAACCCGGGACGGCGGCTCAGCCGGTGGCCGCGTCGCCGTCGGCGGTCTTCGCGGCTTCCCGCAACGCTCGGTTGGTCGACCGCAGGTCGGTGTTGGCCGCCGACAGCGTGGCGTTGTCGTCCTCCAGGGCGAGGATGCGGGCCACGCCGGCCAGGTTGACCCCGGCGTCGACCAGCTTGCTGATCCGCTTGAGCCGGGCCAGGTCGTCGGCGCTGTACCGGCGGGTTCCGCCCCGGCTTCGGGCCGGTGTGACCAGGCCGTGGCGTTCGTAGAGCCGCAGCGACTGCACCGCGATCCCGGACAGCTCGGCGGCCACCGAGATGCCGTAAACACCCTGGTCGGACGCCGGAGCACCCGCGTTGCCGCGGCGGTCGGCCATCGCGCATCTCCCTCGCTCATGCCCTGATAACGCCCAGAAAATCTGTTTAGCACAGTTGCGTCATATTGTCGAGGATGATATATCAAATCTATATTGTTGAACATAGAAAACCACATACACGTCACCTAGATCACACTGAGGGGTGAACATCATGCTGATGCGTTCGGACCCGTTCCGCGAACTCGACCGACTGACCAACCAGGTCCTGGGCACCGCCACCCGGCCGGCGGTGATGCCGATGGACGCCTGGCGGGAAGGCGAGCACTTCGTGGTCGAATTCGACCTGCCCGGTATCGATGCCGAGTCGCTCGACATCGACATCGAGCGCAATGTGTTGACCGTGCGCGCCGAACGGCCGGCCCTCGACCCCAACCGCGAGATGCTGGCCACCGAGCGGCCGCGCGGCGTGTTCAGCCGCGAGCTGGTGCTCGGCGACAACCTCGACACCGACAAGATCGAGGCCTCGTACCGCGACGGCGTGCTGAGCCTGCACATCCCGGTGGCCGAGAAGGCCAAGCCGCGCAAGATCGCCGTCGGCCGCGGCGAGGCACCCCGGGCCGTCACCGAAACCGCGCGAGAGGTCGTCAACGCCTGACCGCCCGGAGGCGGGCGGCGGCCGCACGCGCCAGGCGCTTTCGCGCGCCCGTCGCCCGCCTGCGGCTCCAGGGCTCGGGCGTGCACCTCTCGCCCGGTGAGCCCAGTGAGAGGGAGGGATTGACGATGACTTGGAATCTCGACGGCCAGACCGCCAACGTCGAGCAGGCGCTGGCCGGCGGCCACACACAGCCCGCGGGCTGGTTTCGGTTCTACTTCGCCGACCAGCGGTGGGAATGGTCGGAGCAGGTGCAGCGCATGCACGGATACGAACCGGGCAGCATCACTCCGACCACCGAGCTGGTGCTCTCGCACAAGCACCCCGACGACCGGGCACGGGTCGCCGCCACGATCGATGAGATCGTCACCAACCATCAGGCGTTCAGCACCCGGCACCGGATCATCGACACCGCCGGAAACGTCCGTCACGTCGTCGTCGTCGGTGATCGGCTGACCGACGAACAGGGCGAGGTGATCGGGGCGCAGGGCTTCTACATCGACGTCTCCACCCCGCACCAGCAGGTGCAGGAGGAGATGATGAGCGCGAGACTGGCTGAGATCAGCCGGAATCGGGCCCGCATCGAACAAACCAAGGGCATGCTGATGCTGATCTACGGCATCAGCGACAGCGCGGCCTTCGAGTTGCTCAAATGGCTTTCGCAGGAAGGAAACGTCAAGCTGCGACCGCTGGCCGAGCAGATCGCCGAGGACTTCCGCGGCGCCGACGTGCCGCTGCCCACGCGGTCGGAATTCGACCACCTGCTGCTGACCGCGCACCAACGCCTGAAGGCCTCCGACACCCGCAGATGATCTGTTGCGGGCCAAGGCTTTTGGTGCTCAGTGGTCGAGCAGCGGGGCGGTCCAATGCACCCGGGTGCCGCCGCCGGGCGGGCTGCTGATCTCGCAGCTGCCGCCGAGTTGCTCGGCCCGCCGTGTCATGTTGGCCAGCCCGCTGCGACGGGTGTTGCCGGACGCGATGCCGCGGCCGTTGTCGATCACGTCCAGGGTGAACATGTCGGCGACACCGATCTGCACCGTCAGCCGCGACGCGCCCGAGTGGCGGACGGCGTTGCTGACGGCTTCGACGGTCACCGCCTCGGCGTGCTCGGCGAGCTCGGCGCCGACCGCCGTCATCGGACCGTCCATGCGCACCGTGGTGACCAGGTCGCGATTCTCGGTCAGCTCGGCGATGACCCGCTGAATGCGGTGCCGGAAGTCGCCGGCGACGGCCGCCGGGGAGCGCAGCGCGAAGATCGTGGTGCGGATCTCCTCGATGATCGTCTGCAGGTCGTCGAGCGTCCGGTTGAGCCGGTCGGCCACCTCGGGCGACCGCGCCCGGGCCAGCGTGCCCTGCAGATCCATGCCGGCGGCGAACAGCCGCTGGATGACGTGGTCGTGCAGGTCGTGCGCGATGCGCTCCCGCTCGGCCAAAACGGCCAGCTGCCGCGCGTCCTCGCGCGCCGCGGCGAGCACCAGCGCGATGGCGGCGTGGGTGGCGAAGTCGCGCACCAGGTCCAGATAGCTCTCGTCGAACGGCGGCTGCTCGGTGCCGCGGGCGATCGCGATCACCCCGACCACTTCGTCGCGGGCGCGCAGCGGCATCACGATCGCCGGTCGCCGCCCGGCATCGGTGAAAGCCTGGATGGGATAACGGAATTCGTCGGTGATCAGCGGTTCGCCGGACTTGAAGACCGCGCCGCTGGTGGAGCCGCGCACCGGGACCCGCTGCCCGAGCACGTCGGCGGCGGGCAGGCCCACCGCCGCCGAGACCACCAGGGTGTCCACCTCCGGGTTGCCGGGCTCCCCGGGGTCGGCGGGCACCAGCACGATGGCCTGTTCGGCGTCGGTCAACGCGCAGGCGCGTTCGGCGATCAGCTGCATCGGGCGCCGGTGCGGCTCGGTGCGCGACAGCAGCGCGGTGGTGATCTCGCGGCTGGCTTCGATCCATTTCACCGACATCCGCTCGCGCTCGAAGACCTGCGCGTTGTCGATGGCGACCGCCGCCGCGAAAGCCAGGGCGCGCGCGGCCATCTCGTCGGCGTCGGAGAACACCCGCGCCTCATCGACGTGGGTCAGATACAGGTTGCCGAACACCGCGCCGCGGATGGTGATCGGCACCGCGAGAAAGGCCCGCATCGCCGGATGGTGCTCGGGGAATCCGGCGGCGGCGGGGTGGGCGGTCAGGTCGTCCATCCGCAGCGCCGGGGTGTCCAGCAGGGACAGACTGAGCAGCCCCTTGCCGACCGGGTGGTGCCCGATGCGCCGCACCGTCTCGGCGTCCATGCCTTCGTGCACAAAGGAGATCAGGTTGGCATGCCGGTCGCGCACGGCCAGGGCACCGTACGGGGCCGACGTCAATTCCCTTGCCGCGCTGATGATCCGGTGCAGCGTCGCGTCGAGATCCAGGCCCGCGCCGATCTCGGCGATCACCCGCAGCAGTTTCTCGGTTTGATCGCGCGCGGCCGCCAGTTCGTCGAACCGGTTCCCGGTCACCCCGGCCAGTCCGGTGGGGTCGGCGGACGGCCGGCCTGCTGGTTGAGTTTCGACGCGAACACCGCCGCCTGGGTCCGGCGCTCCATGCCGAGTTTGGCCAGCAGCCGGGACACGTAGTTCTTGACCGTCTTCTCCGCGAGGAACATTCGCGCGGCGATCTGCCGGTTGGTCAGGCCCTCGCTGAGCAGCCCGAGCAGCGTTCGTTCCTGTTCGGTCAGGCCCGACAGCGGGTCCGCCTGCGCGGCGCTGCCGCGCAGCTTGGCCATCAACGCGGCGGCGGCCCGGTTGTCCAGCAGCGATTTCCCGGCGCCCACGTCTTTGATCGCCCGGGCCAGCTCCATGCCCTTGATGTCCTTGATGACGAACCCGCTGGCGCCGGCCAGGATGGCCTCCAGCATCGCCTCGTCGGAGGTGAACGACGTCAGCATCAGGCAGCGCAGGTCGGGATGCTCGGAGAGCAGGTCGCGGCACAACTCGATGCCGTTGCCGTCGGGCAGCCGCACGTCGAGCACGGCCACGTCGGGCCGCGCCGCCGGTATCCGCGCCTTGGCCTCGGCCACCGTGCCGGCCTCGCCGACGATCCGCAGATCGGGATCCGAGGAGAGCAGATCGCACAGTCCGCGGCGGACGACTTCGTGGTCGTCGACCAGGAACACCTTGACCATGGCGAGCCTTCCTGTCGGCAGACCAGTCCAATATCCCACATTCTCGGCTCCCTGCGGGTCGGGGCGTAACTGGTTCAACGACTTTGGTCCCGACCGCAGAGGACCTTCGGCCGCCGCGTCGACCCGGGGCCGGCCAATAGCGTTGCGGCAGTGACCCATTGCGGCAGTGATTCATTGCGGCTCAACACCGCGGGCGCGGAAAGGGACGACGCGATGCCGGTGACCGATGACGGGGTGGAGATCCTGCCGGTGCACGAGTGCTGGGATCTGCTGCGCGGCCTGACGCTGGGCCGGCTGGTCACCCACGCCGACGGTCAGCCCGACATCTTCCCGGTCAACTACGTCGTGCAGCGCCGCACCGTGCTGTTCCGCACCGCGGAGGGCACCAAGCTGATCAGCGCGGCGATCAACAACCGGGTGCTGTTCGAGGTCGACGACCACAACGTCGCCGGGGCGTGGACCGTGATCATCCGGGGCATCGCCCGCTCGCTGCGCACTACCGAGGAGATCGAGGAGGCCGAGCGCGCGCAGGTGCTGCCGTGGACCAGGTCGGAGAAGACGCACTATGTACGCATCGTTCCCGAGAGCGTCACCGGCCGCCGCTTCCGGTTCAGGTCACCGGCGGGCTGATCAGCCGACCCACTCGACGAAGTCGGCGAGGTCGCGGCGCGGGGTCGCCGGCAACGGGTCCGCGTTGATCGGCGCCCAACCCACCCGCAGCAGCATCTGCGGATGGTGGCCGTCACCGAAGATGTCGGCGCGCACCGCCGCGCGCGTCTGCGGCGTCTCCAGCGGTTCGGTGACCGGGCAGCTGGCAAGCCCCGCCGAGGTGGCGGTGAGCAGCACCACCCCGGTGGCCTCGCCGGCGCGCAGCCGCGCCAGCCGGTCGTCGTGACGGGTGCCCAGCGCGAGCACCACGGCGTTGTCGTCGCCGGCCGACGAGCCCGGCGCCATCGGCAGCGCCGCGCCGGCGAACAACCGGGTCGGGATCTTGGCGGCCGGATCCGGGAACGGGGTGTTGCGGGCGGGCACCCCGGACACCGAGAAGTAGCGCCCGCTCCAGGTGGTCAGCTCGGCCAGATAGTCCTTGGTCAGGTGGTCGCGGATCGATTGCGCGACGATGTCGTGCAGGCCGCCGACGTCCTGCACCTGGTACAGCGTCACCCCGGCGCGGGCCGCCCGGGCCGCCATCAGCGCGATGTCGCCGACCGGCACCGGCCAACAGCTGTAGTGGCGCCGGTCGGTGCGCCGGCGCGGGATCGCGGCGGCGAGCGCGACGTCGACGTAGTCGGCGGTCTGGGGCGAAAACTCAAGCGTCGCAAGGTGATCCGGGTCGTCGG encodes the following:
- a CDS encoding sensor histidine kinase, which translates into the protein MTGNRFDELAAARDQTEKLLRVIAEIGAGLDLDATLHRIISAARELTSAPYGALAVRDRHANLISFVHEGMDAETVRRIGHHPVGKGLLSLSLLDTPALRMDDLTAHPAAAGFPEHHPAMRAFLAVPITIRGAVFGNLYLTHVDEARVFSDADEMAARALAFAAAVAIDNAQVFERERMSVKWIEASREITTALLSRTEPHRRPMQLIAERACALTDAEQAIVLVPADPGEPGNPEVDTLVVSAAVGLPAADVLGQRVPVRGSTSGAVFKSGEPLITDEFRYPIQAFTDAGRRPAIVMPLRARDEVVGVIAIARGTEQPPFDESYLDLVRDFATHAAIALVLAAAREDARQLAVLAERERIAHDLHDHVIQRLFAAGMDLQGTLARARSPEVADRLNRTLDDLQTIIEEIRTTIFALRSPAAVAGDFRHRIQRVIAELTENRDLVTTVRMDGPMTAVGAELAEHAEAVTVEAVSNAVRHSGASRLTVQIGVADMFTLDVIDNGRGIASGNTRRSGLANMTRRAEQLGGSCEISSPPGGGTRVHWTAPLLDH
- the dosR gene encoding hypoxia response regulator transcription factor DosR/DevR produces the protein MVKVFLVDDHEVVRRGLCDLLSSDPDLRIVGEAGTVAEAKARIPAARPDVAVLDVRLPDGNGIELCRDLLSEHPDLRCLMLTSFTSDEAMLEAILAGASGFVIKDIKGMELARAIKDVGAGKSLLDNRAAAALMAKLRGSAAQADPLSGLTEQERTLLGLLSEGLTNRQIAARMFLAEKTVKNYVSRLLAKLGMERRTQAAVFASKLNQQAGRPPTPPDWPG
- a CDS encoding pyridoxamine 5'-phosphate oxidase family protein → MRLNTAGAERDDAMPVTDDGVEILPVHECWDLLRGLTLGRLVTHADGQPDIFPVNYVVQRRTVLFRTAEGTKLISAAINNRVLFEVDDHNVAGAWTVIIRGIARSLRTTEEIEEAERAQVLPWTRSEKTHYVRIVPESVTGRRFRFRSPAG
- a CDS encoding Acg family FMN-binding oxidoreductase, coding for MNTGFPDPETVRTALALASRAPSVHNTQPWRWRIDPAGLHLYADPARQLPHTDPDGRDLILSCGIALQHCVTAFAAVGWRSRVRRLPDPDDPDHLATLEFSPQTADYVDVALAAAIPRRRTDRRHYSCWPVPVGDIALMAARAARAGVTLYQVQDVGGLHDIVAQSIRDHLTKDYLAELTTWSGRYFSVSGVPARNTPFPDPAAKIPTRLFAGAALPMAPGSSAGDDNAVVLALGTRHDDRLARLRAGEATGVVLLTATSAGLASCPVTEPLETPQTRAAVRADIFGDGHHPQMLLRVGWAPINADPLPATPRRDLADFVEWVG